A genomic segment from Lignipirellula cremea encodes:
- a CDS encoding molybdopterin-dependent oxidoreductase encodes MNPVLQISGQVEKPLQLTFADLQAIAAEHQLPDVSTVAPKRQGSAVKLAGLLSLAGARPEASFLGLHSSTDDFHASIPLGPVLDRGLLIYELNGQPLPVAQGGPLRFFIPDHAACRVDEIDECANLKFVDHLELTVEKGYDNRPEDEDEHEQLHAKE; translated from the coding sequence ATGAACCCGGTGCTTCAAATCAGCGGCCAGGTGGAGAAACCACTGCAACTGACTTTCGCCGATCTGCAGGCGATCGCCGCCGAGCATCAACTGCCCGATGTCAGCACGGTGGCTCCCAAACGGCAAGGCTCCGCCGTCAAACTGGCGGGCCTGCTGTCGCTGGCGGGAGCTCGACCCGAGGCCAGCTTCCTGGGGCTGCACAGTTCGACCGATGACTTCCACGCCAGCATTCCGCTGGGTCCCGTGCTGGACCGCGGCCTGCTGATCTATGAGCTCAACGGCCAGCCGCTGCCCGTCGCCCAGGGCGGGCCGTTGCGTTTCTTTATTCCCGACCATGCGGCCTGCCGGGTCGACGAAATCGACGAATGCGCCAATCTGAAGTTCGTCGATCATCTGGAGCTCACGGTTGAGAAAGGCTATGACAACCGTCCCGAGGATGAAGACGAACACGAGCAGCTGCACGCGAAAGAATAG